In the genome of Acidobacteriota bacterium, the window TGCGCTGCTGATCGCAAAGCTTTACGGCAAAAAGAGCGTGCTGAATTACCGCAGCGGCGAGGCGGAAGATCATTTGGAGAACTGGCCTTTGACTGCCGCTCCGACGATGAAATGGGCCAGCGTGATTGCCGTGCAATCCGGATTTTTGCGAGACGTGTTTGCGCGCTTCGGGTTGAAGACGACAGTGTTGCCAAGTTCCGTCAATTTGGAGCGGTTTCATTTTCGCCATCGCAAACCATTGCAACCGATTTTCCTGTCGAACCGGTTGCTCGAACCACTGTACAACGTTGCATGTATCATCCGCGCGTTTGAATTGATTCAGCGCCGACATCCCGAAGCGCGTTTGATCGTGGCAGGCGACGGGACAGAACGGGCCAATCTGGAAACTCTGGTTTTAGAGTTGGGACTGCAAAACGTGGATTTTGTTGGCCGCGTTGAATACGAAGAAATGCCCGGACTGTACGAACGGGCAGACATATACCTGAATGCTCCGAATTTGGACAATCTGCCAAGCTCCATTTTGGAAAGTTATGCCTCCGGATTGCCAGTTGTGACCACTGAGGCAGGTGGCATCCCCTATATTTTGGAACATGAAGCCACGGGGATTTTGGTAGGATTGAACGACCACGTCGGCATGGCGATGGGAGCGATGCGGTTGTTGAAGGATCAAGCGTTTGCGGGTCAGTTAATTCAAAATGCTCTGGAGGAGAGCGAAAAATACTCTGCCGCCAACGAACGCAAATCCTGGCGCGAGTTATACAAAAAACTGGTGAATCACGATTTTCCTCCTGATGGTGCGAAAGCATCATCGAGAGTGGTGGAACGCGAAAAGAAAAACGAGACGGCGGCAATTTCCTGATCTCAGGCGAGCCGCGTCAGGCAAGAAGTTCATGAACGAAACTCTAGCAAAATCTGATCCCAGTCGTTTGGATAAGCTGAAGGTGTCTTTGCCCTGGATGCTCAGGTATCCGGTGTGGCGGGCAGGGGAATTGCTGCGACGGGTGAGTTCGCCGGGGTTGAAGCATTTGATCCTGGTGGTCGGCAATCATTTCGAACCTTCCTGGAAAAGCAGTGGAGGGAATTGGGATTGGGTGAATCAGGAAAAACGGCTTGAGCAGTGGCGGCGAAAAGCCACCGCGATTGGCCGCGCGGTTACAGATAGCGATGGCACACCGTTTCGCCACACAAACTTTTATCCGGCGGAGCAATATCACGAAGGGTTGTTGAATCAGCTTGCCGAATTGCAGGCTGATGGGTTGGGTGAAGTCGAAATCCATCTGCACCATGGCGTCGAACAACCGGACACACCGGAAAATTTGCGCCGTCAATTGGTGGAATTTCGCGACGTGATTGCGGAACGACACAGGTTGCTTTCCCGCATGCCCGGCAATTCCATCCCCATGTATGCGTTTATTCATGGCAACTTCGCCTTGGCGAATATGGACGGCGGGCGTTGTTGCGGCGTTGATGAAGAGATGCAGATTTTGGCGGAAACCGGATGTTACGCGGACATGACTTTGCCGGCGATTCCCTATGCTTCCCAGGCTCCTCGCATTAACGCGATTTACCAGTGCGGGCGACCGCTGCACGAAAAAGCACCGCATTGGACAGGGGAGGATCTGGCGGTTGGAGATTCGCTGACCTTGCCGATTTTGATGACCGGGCCGTTGGTCTTCGATTGGCGGCGCCGTCGTCACGGGATTCCATTTCCGCGAATTGATGACGGAGCATTGGCCGCGAATTATCCGTTGGATTTGGGCAGACTGAAAAATTGGCAAAACGCCGCGATCTCCGTTCGGGGGCGAGCCGATTGGGTATTCATCAAACTGTTCTGTCACGGTTTTTTCGATCACGATCAGGATGCGGTTATCGGAGAGACGATTCGCCGCTCGCTGAGCGGGATCATGGAACATTCGGAACGCACCAACGAATTCAAACTACATTTCGCTACCGCCCGCGAAGCATTCAACATTGCGCTGGCGGCAGTGGAGGGAAAAGAGGGCAATCCGCACCTCTACCGCAACTACAAACTTCACACAGTGATGGAAAGTATCGCTACAACGCCGACAGCGGAAACGCCGCTTCGATTAGGGGCCATCGCGTAAACAAAATGCTCCGGTTACGTTCGCCCATCCCCAGCGAAGCCTCCGACCCCATTAACTCCGACTTCGATAGAGTTCGATTTGTATCGGTATCCCCGCTGTATCGTTCAACCCAAGACCATGAATACTGAATTCACAGCAGTTGAAAAAGACTTCGCGGCAAAGGATGTTCAAGTGGCGACTCAGGCCAAGAGCCAGGCCAAATGGAGCGTATATGCTATAGCGATTTTCGTTTACGTCGCGGCGATGGCGGCGACGGATGCCTTTTTCATGGGTGACGCGAACGATTATGTTGAATCCATTGTTTACCACATCAACGGAAAATATCTGCATTTTGGGGAATTTGGCCATTTATTTTGGCGACCCTTTGGATGGGTATTGACGACGGTTTTGCATCCGGTAACTTCCCGCATCGTCGGCCCTTATCCGAATGCGAATGTCATGCTGGCTCTGGTGTGGGTCAATCTGTTGCTAGGTTTGGTCTGCGCTGTCTGTTTGGTAAATTTTCTTCGACGGTATTGTCGCGATGAATTTGTCATTGGCCTAACCTCGATTGGGTTCGTTTTTTCGCAGGGAATCCTCAACTTTTCTCAAACCGGCAGTCCTTATATTGCAGGAATGGCGTTTTTGTTGATTGGGCTGTGTTTTGTGGCTTCGCCGGTTGAATCGAAAAAGAAGTTCTTTTTGTACGGCACTATCGCCGGATTTGCTTTTGCGCTGTCGGTTGGATTCTGGTTTTTGTTCATTTGGGCGTTGCCTGCCGCGATTCTCTTGCCATTGATTTTGAACGGTGCGACTCGTGAGCGGATCAAGTTTGCGGTGTTTTCGGCGCTTTCCTTTTCTGTGTTTTGCGGATTGTTTTATGCCGTGGCTTTGGCGCTTTTGCGCATCACCAGTTTAGCGTCGTTGAAAGCCTGGGTGCTCGACGCTGGGCACGGCATCAATGTTCGCGGCCTGACGCGAATGGTTCTGGGGTTTGCTCGCTCTTTCATTAACATGGGAAATGACGGGATGTTGATGAAACGATTTTTGCTC includes:
- a CDS encoding glycosyltransferase family 4 protein produces the protein MKSQSNRQLRVLLAAPSLEILGGQSRQAATLRHWFSQDPELTVSYVPHNPRLPGPLRLLQRIKYVRTAVTSLWYWGLLLIHIRRCDVLHVFSASYYSYLLSVMPALLIAKLYGKKSVLNYRSGEAEDHLENWPLTAAPTMKWASVIAVQSGFLRDVFARFGLKTTVLPSSVNLERFHFRHRKPLQPIFLSNRLLEPLYNVACIIRAFELIQRRHPEARLIVAGDGTERANLETLVLELGLQNVDFVGRVEYEEMPGLYERADIYLNAPNLDNLPSSILESYASGLPVVTTEAGGIPYILEHEATGILVGLNDHVGMAMGAMRLLKDQAFAGQLIQNALEESEKYSAANERKSWRELYKKLVNHDFPPDGAKASSRVVEREKKNETAAIS